One window of Theropithecus gelada isolate Dixy chromosome 4, Tgel_1.0, whole genome shotgun sequence genomic DNA carries:
- the NELFE gene encoding negative elongation factor E isoform X1: MVPRGATMLVIPPGLSEEEEALQKKFNKLKKKKKALLALKKQSSSSTTSQGGVKRSLSEQPVVDTATATEQAKQLVKSGAISAIKAETKNSGFKRSRTLEGKLKDPEKGPVPTFQPFQRSISADDDLQESSRRPQRKSLYESFVSSSDRLRELGPDGEEAEGPGAGDGPPRSFDWGYEERSGAHSSASPPRSRSRDRSHERNRDRDRDRERDRDRDRERDRDRDRDRDRDRDRDRERDRDRERERDRDRDREGPFRRSDSFPERRAPRKGNTLYVYGEDMTPTLLRGAFSPFGNIIDLSMDPPRNCAFVTYEKMESADQAVAELNGTQVESVQLKVNIARKQPMLDAATGKSVWGSLAVQNSPKGCHRDKRTQIVYSDDVYKENLVDGF; encoded by the exons ATGGTTCCTCGAG GAGCCACCATGTTGGTGATACCCCCCGGACTGAGCGAGGAAGAGGAGGCTCTGCAGAAGAAATTCAACAAACTCAAGAAAAAG AAAAAGGCATTGCTGGCTCTGAAGAAGCAAAGTAGCAGCAGCACAACCAGCCAAGGCGGTGTCAAACGCT CACTATCAGAGCAGCCTGTCGTGGACACAGCCACAGCAACAGAGCAGGCAAAGCAGCTGGTGAAATCAGGAGCCATCAGTGCCATCAAGGCTGAGACCAAGAACTCAGGCTTCAAGCGTTCTCGAACCCTTGAGGGGAAGTTAAAG GACCCCGAGAAGGGACCAGTCCCCACTTTCCAGCCGTTCCAGAGGAGCATATCTGCTGATGATGACCTGCAAGAG TCATCTAGACGTCCCCAGAGGAAATCTCTGTATGAGAG CTTTGTGTCTTCTAGCGATCGACTTCGAGAACTAGGGCCAGATGGAGAAGAGGCAGAGGGCCCAGGGGCTGGTGATGGTCCCCCTCGAAGCTTTGACTGGGGCTATGAAGAACGCAGTGGTGcccactcctcagcctcccctccccgAAGCCGCAGCCGGGACCGCAGCCATGAGAGGAACCGGGACAGAGACCGTGATCGGGAGCGGGATCGAGACAGAGACCGAGAGCGGGACAGGGATCGGGATCGGGATCGAGATCGAGATCGAGATCGAGACCGGGAACGGGACAGGGATCGGGAGCGGGAGCGGGATCGAGACCGAGACCGAGAGGGTCCTTTCCGCA GGTCGGACTCCTTCCCTGAACGGCGAGCCCCTAGGAAAGGGAATACTCTCTATGTATACGGAGAAGACATGACGCCTACCCTTCTCCGTGGGGCCTTCTCTCCTTTTGGAAACATCATTGACCTCTCCATGGACCCACCCAGAAA CTGTGCCTTCGTCACCTATGAAAAGATGGAGTCAGCAGATCAGGCCGTTGCTGAG CTCAACGGGACCCAGGTGGAGTCTGTACAGCTCAAAGTCAACATAGCCCGGAAACAGCCCATGCTGGATGCCGCTACTGGCAAGTCTGTCTGGGGCTCCCTCG CTGTCCAGAACAGCCCTAAGGGTTGCCACCGGGACAAGAGGACCCAGATTGTCTACAGTGATGACGTCTACAAGGAAAACCTTGTGGATGGCTTCTAG
- the NELFE gene encoding negative elongation factor E isoform X2 produces MLVIPPGLSEEEEALQKKFNKLKKKKKALLALKKQSSSSTTSQGGVKRSLSEQPVVDTATATEQAKQLVKSGAISAIKAETKNSGFKRSRTLEGKLKDPEKGPVPTFQPFQRSISADDDLQESSRRPQRKSLYESFVSSSDRLRELGPDGEEAEGPGAGDGPPRSFDWGYEERSGAHSSASPPRSRSRDRSHERNRDRDRDRERDRDRDRERDRDRDRDRDRDRDRDRERDRDRERERDRDRDREGPFRRSDSFPERRAPRKGNTLYVYGEDMTPTLLRGAFSPFGNIIDLSMDPPRNCAFVTYEKMESADQAVAELNGTQVESVQLKVNIARKQPMLDAATGKSVWGSLAVQNSPKGCHRDKRTQIVYSDDVYKENLVDGF; encoded by the exons ATGTTGGTGATACCCCCCGGACTGAGCGAGGAAGAGGAGGCTCTGCAGAAGAAATTCAACAAACTCAAGAAAAAG AAAAAGGCATTGCTGGCTCTGAAGAAGCAAAGTAGCAGCAGCACAACCAGCCAAGGCGGTGTCAAACGCT CACTATCAGAGCAGCCTGTCGTGGACACAGCCACAGCAACAGAGCAGGCAAAGCAGCTGGTGAAATCAGGAGCCATCAGTGCCATCAAGGCTGAGACCAAGAACTCAGGCTTCAAGCGTTCTCGAACCCTTGAGGGGAAGTTAAAG GACCCCGAGAAGGGACCAGTCCCCACTTTCCAGCCGTTCCAGAGGAGCATATCTGCTGATGATGACCTGCAAGAG TCATCTAGACGTCCCCAGAGGAAATCTCTGTATGAGAG CTTTGTGTCTTCTAGCGATCGACTTCGAGAACTAGGGCCAGATGGAGAAGAGGCAGAGGGCCCAGGGGCTGGTGATGGTCCCCCTCGAAGCTTTGACTGGGGCTATGAAGAACGCAGTGGTGcccactcctcagcctcccctccccgAAGCCGCAGCCGGGACCGCAGCCATGAGAGGAACCGGGACAGAGACCGTGATCGGGAGCGGGATCGAGACAGAGACCGAGAGCGGGACAGGGATCGGGATCGGGATCGAGATCGAGATCGAGATCGAGACCGGGAACGGGACAGGGATCGGGAGCGGGAGCGGGATCGAGACCGAGACCGAGAGGGTCCTTTCCGCA GGTCGGACTCCTTCCCTGAACGGCGAGCCCCTAGGAAAGGGAATACTCTCTATGTATACGGAGAAGACATGACGCCTACCCTTCTCCGTGGGGCCTTCTCTCCTTTTGGAAACATCATTGACCTCTCCATGGACCCACCCAGAAA CTGTGCCTTCGTCACCTATGAAAAGATGGAGTCAGCAGATCAGGCCGTTGCTGAG CTCAACGGGACCCAGGTGGAGTCTGTACAGCTCAAAGTCAACATAGCCCGGAAACAGCCCATGCTGGATGCCGCTACTGGCAAGTCTGTCTGGGGCTCCCTCG CTGTCCAGAACAGCCCTAAGGGTTGCCACCGGGACAAGAGGACCCAGATTGTCTACAGTGATGACGTCTACAAGGAAAACCTTGTGGATGGCTTCTAG
- the NELFE gene encoding negative elongation factor E isoform X4 — translation MLVIPPGLSEEEEALQKKFNKLKKKKKALLALKKQSSSSTTSQGGVKRSLSEQPVVDTATATEQAKQLVKSGAISAIKAETKNSGFKRSRTLEGKLKDPEKGPVPTFQPFQRSISADDDLQESSRRPQRKSLYESFDWGYEERSGAHSSASPPRSRSRDRSHERNRDRDRDRERDRDRDRERDRDRDRDRDRDRDRDRERDRDRERERDRDRDREGPFRRSDSFPERRAPRKGNTLYVYGEDMTPTLLRGAFSPFGNIIDLSMDPPRNCAFVTYEKMESADQAVAELNGTQVESVQLKVNIARKQPMLDAATGKSVWGSLAVQNSPKGCHRDKRTQIVYSDDVYKENLVDGF, via the exons ATGTTGGTGATACCCCCCGGACTGAGCGAGGAAGAGGAGGCTCTGCAGAAGAAATTCAACAAACTCAAGAAAAAG AAAAAGGCATTGCTGGCTCTGAAGAAGCAAAGTAGCAGCAGCACAACCAGCCAAGGCGGTGTCAAACGCT CACTATCAGAGCAGCCTGTCGTGGACACAGCCACAGCAACAGAGCAGGCAAAGCAGCTGGTGAAATCAGGAGCCATCAGTGCCATCAAGGCTGAGACCAAGAACTCAGGCTTCAAGCGTTCTCGAACCCTTGAGGGGAAGTTAAAG GACCCCGAGAAGGGACCAGTCCCCACTTTCCAGCCGTTCCAGAGGAGCATATCTGCTGATGATGACCTGCAAGAG TCATCTAGACGTCCCCAGAGGAAATCTCTGTATGAGAG CTTTGACTGGGGCTATGAAGAACGCAGTGGTGcccactcctcagcctcccctccccgAAGCCGCAGCCGGGACCGCAGCCATGAGAGGAACCGGGACAGAGACCGTGATCGGGAGCGGGATCGAGACAGAGACCGAGAGCGGGACAGGGATCGGGATCGGGATCGAGATCGAGATCGAGATCGAGACCGGGAACGGGACAGGGATCGGGAGCGGGAGCGGGATCGAGACCGAGACCGAGAGGGTCCTTTCCGCA GGTCGGACTCCTTCCCTGAACGGCGAGCCCCTAGGAAAGGGAATACTCTCTATGTATACGGAGAAGACATGACGCCTACCCTTCTCCGTGGGGCCTTCTCTCCTTTTGGAAACATCATTGACCTCTCCATGGACCCACCCAGAAA CTGTGCCTTCGTCACCTATGAAAAGATGGAGTCAGCAGATCAGGCCGTTGCTGAG CTCAACGGGACCCAGGTGGAGTCTGTACAGCTCAAAGTCAACATAGCCCGGAAACAGCCCATGCTGGATGCCGCTACTGGCAAGTCTGTCTGGGGCTCCCTCG CTGTCCAGAACAGCCCTAAGGGTTGCCACCGGGACAAGAGGACCCAGATTGTCTACAGTGATGACGTCTACAAGGAAAACCTTGTGGATGGCTTCTAG
- the NELFE gene encoding negative elongation factor E isoform X3 yields MLVIPPGLSEEEEALQKKFNKLKKKKKALLALKKQSSSSTTSQGGVKRSLSEQPVVDTATATEQAKQLVKSGAISAIKAETKNSGFKRSRTLEGKLKDPEKGPVPTFQPFQRSISADDDLQESSRRPQRKSLYESDRLRELGPDGEEAEGPGAGDGPPRSFDWGYEERSGAHSSASPPRSRSRDRSHERNRDRDRDRERDRDRDRERDRDRDRDRDRDRDRDRERDRDRERERDRDRDREGPFRRSDSFPERRAPRKGNTLYVYGEDMTPTLLRGAFSPFGNIIDLSMDPPRNCAFVTYEKMESADQAVAELNGTQVESVQLKVNIARKQPMLDAATGKSVWGSLAVQNSPKGCHRDKRTQIVYSDDVYKENLVDGF; encoded by the exons ATGTTGGTGATACCCCCCGGACTGAGCGAGGAAGAGGAGGCTCTGCAGAAGAAATTCAACAAACTCAAGAAAAAG AAAAAGGCATTGCTGGCTCTGAAGAAGCAAAGTAGCAGCAGCACAACCAGCCAAGGCGGTGTCAAACGCT CACTATCAGAGCAGCCTGTCGTGGACACAGCCACAGCAACAGAGCAGGCAAAGCAGCTGGTGAAATCAGGAGCCATCAGTGCCATCAAGGCTGAGACCAAGAACTCAGGCTTCAAGCGTTCTCGAACCCTTGAGGGGAAGTTAAAG GACCCCGAGAAGGGACCAGTCCCCACTTTCCAGCCGTTCCAGAGGAGCATATCTGCTGATGATGACCTGCAAGAG TCATCTAGACGTCCCCAGAGGAAATCTCTGTATGAGAG CGATCGACTTCGAGAACTAGGGCCAGATGGAGAAGAGGCAGAGGGCCCAGGGGCTGGTGATGGTCCCCCTCGAAGCTTTGACTGGGGCTATGAAGAACGCAGTGGTGcccactcctcagcctcccctccccgAAGCCGCAGCCGGGACCGCAGCCATGAGAGGAACCGGGACAGAGACCGTGATCGGGAGCGGGATCGAGACAGAGACCGAGAGCGGGACAGGGATCGGGATCGGGATCGAGATCGAGATCGAGATCGAGACCGGGAACGGGACAGGGATCGGGAGCGGGAGCGGGATCGAGACCGAGACCGAGAGGGTCCTTTCCGCA GGTCGGACTCCTTCCCTGAACGGCGAGCCCCTAGGAAAGGGAATACTCTCTATGTATACGGAGAAGACATGACGCCTACCCTTCTCCGTGGGGCCTTCTCTCCTTTTGGAAACATCATTGACCTCTCCATGGACCCACCCAGAAA CTGTGCCTTCGTCACCTATGAAAAGATGGAGTCAGCAGATCAGGCCGTTGCTGAG CTCAACGGGACCCAGGTGGAGTCTGTACAGCTCAAAGTCAACATAGCCCGGAAACAGCCCATGCTGGATGCCGCTACTGGCAAGTCTGTCTGGGGCTCCCTCG CTGTCCAGAACAGCCCTAAGGGTTGCCACCGGGACAAGAGGACCCAGATTGTCTACAGTGATGACGTCTACAAGGAAAACCTTGTGGATGGCTTCTAG